The following proteins are encoded in a genomic region of Aquifex aeolicus VF5:
- a CDS encoding DUF309 domain-containing protein, which translates to MLKHLSEKFIYYMAEYFFEFEKRKHYYKLANNLYNSYLKGKKFNRSLLKKVKEDLNLWIDNPNQIQVYSRFLNEVEKEGVKSFGEGLAIIPLINLYREVWRELEEEQNKVEKLREYILKLDSCEICTRGLEGEEFFNCLTQNVDFLTATHIANFFFEEEFLPLNEEIAQILNISKENYFEVIKKLKGANLKNLYGALYVLLQRDSVKVNHVKRLLGISREAELLKEAQYAWNTGDFYRAHEILEEVWGLFKNEEIKKCYRGLIRAAIALHRFKEGNPQSGANVVKQALLDMANCPDNFRGINLGEIRAYLEEVLGTKEIGNPPELKYNIKSEE; encoded by the coding sequence ATGTTGAAACACTTGAGTGAAAAGTTCATCTACTACATGGCGGAGTACTTCTTTGAGTTTGAAAAGAGGAAACACTACTACAAGCTCGCCAACAACCTTTACAACTCCTACCTGAAGGGCAAAAAGTTCAACAGGAGTTTATTGAAGAAAGTAAAGGAGGACCTGAACCTCTGGATAGATAATCCGAACCAGATACAGGTTTACTCAAGGTTTTTAAACGAAGTAGAAAAGGAAGGAGTCAAGAGTTTCGGGGAAGGTTTGGCGATAATACCGCTTATTAACCTCTACAGAGAGGTGTGGAGGGAGCTGGAAGAAGAACAGAACAAAGTGGAAAAACTCAGAGAGTACATCTTAAAGCTGGACTCCTGTGAGATATGCACGAGAGGACTCGAAGGGGAAGAATTTTTTAACTGCCTTACACAAAACGTGGACTTTTTAACAGCGACCCATATAGCGAACTTCTTCTTTGAAGAGGAATTCCTTCCCCTGAATGAGGAAATCGCCCAGATTTTGAACATCAGTAAAGAGAATTACTTTGAAGTTATAAAGAAGTTAAAGGGGGCAAACCTTAAAAACTTGTACGGAGCACTCTACGTTTTACTCCAGAGGGACAGCGTTAAGGTAAACCATGTAAAGAGACTCCTCGGTATAAGCAGGGAGGCAGAACTACTGAAAGAAGCCCAATACGCGTGGAATACGGGAGACTTTTACAGGGCACACGAAATACTGGAAGAGGTATGGGGATTATTTAAAAACGAGGAGATAAAGAAGTGCTACAGGGGGCTCATAAGGGCGGCTATTGCCCTACACAGGTTCAAGGAAGGAAACCCGCAATCAGGTGCAAACGTTGTAAAACAAGCCCTTCTTGACATGGCAAACTGCCCGGACAACTTCAGGGGGATAAATTTGGGAGAGATAAGGGCTTACTTGGAAGAGGTGTTGGGAACCAAGGAGATTGGAAATCCGCCGGAATTGAAGTATAATATTAAATCTGAGGAGTAG
- a CDS encoding peptidylprolyl isomerase, producing the protein MFGLIQKHKRIAVIIVTLASLSFLFWMFSVSDVKQMLTGNPCVATVGDECITLREYRFELLKYSNFLQDERTEKLARRVALNSLITKEVLYLKAKELGWYVSDEEVVEVIKNDENFKEKGKFSVEKYRETLNRFGLTPAEYEEIVRKSLMAQRVLNFLREGVYVLPDELDIQKRFYSLRVEGKLYLIKPSDVKVDYEPSEEEIKEYYEKNKEKFKEEEKEVVYVWSLKDKEKVKEYYENLKKGSIPSGYTEFNENLPPKVKEAVKELNQENRIKVVRVGENYYLLYYKGKENAGYKPLEEVKEEIKKELVAKKQREKLKEFAQEVFKNLKEGKEVGVKPLAFSSASLEEIQRILMVEQKDLLNLVFGKEKVYGPYPSLAGYGILVVKNRKFEELKPEQVKEIERELKDNKFNDLAGLFVEKLIKEYGVKVNEQLAGI; encoded by the coding sequence ATGTTCGGTCTAATCCAGAAACACAAGAGAATTGCCGTAATAATAGTTACCCTTGCGTCTTTATCCTTCCTCTTCTGGATGTTCTCGGTCTCGGACGTAAAGCAGATGCTCACAGGAAATCCTTGTGTCGCAACAGTAGGAGATGAGTGTATAACTCTCAGGGAGTATAGATTTGAACTCTTAAAGTACTCAAATTTCCTTCAGGACGAAAGAACTGAAAAACTCGCAAGGAGAGTGGCTTTAAATTCTCTTATCACTAAAGAAGTTTTGTACTTAAAAGCTAAAGAACTCGGCTGGTACGTATCGGATGAGGAAGTTGTGGAAGTAATTAAAAACGACGAAAACTTCAAAGAAAAGGGTAAGTTTTCCGTGGAGAAGTACAGGGAAACCTTAAATAGATTTGGACTAACCCCTGCGGAGTATGAGGAAATCGTAAGGAAAAGCTTAATGGCTCAGAGAGTTTTAAACTTTTTAAGGGAAGGCGTTTACGTTCTTCCCGACGAACTGGACATTCAGAAAAGGTTTTACTCCCTTCGTGTAGAGGGAAAGCTTTACCTGATAAAGCCTTCGGACGTAAAAGTAGATTACGAGCCAAGCGAAGAAGAAATCAAAGAATATTACGAAAAGAATAAGGAAAAGTTTAAGGAAGAAGAAAAGGAAGTTGTGTACGTCTGGAGCTTAAAAGACAAGGAAAAGGTGAAGGAATACTATGAAAACCTGAAGAAGGGAAGTATTCCTTCAGGCTACACGGAGTTCAACGAAAATCTCCCGCCAAAAGTTAAGGAAGCAGTAAAGGAACTCAATCAAGAAAATAGGATAAAAGTGGTAAGAGTAGGCGAGAATTACTACCTCCTTTACTACAAAGGAAAGGAAAATGCTGGCTACAAACCTCTGGAAGAGGTGAAGGAAGAAATAAAGAAAGAACTCGTAGCTAAAAAACAGAGGGAAAAATTGAAGGAGTTTGCACAGGAAGTGTTTAAAAACTTGAAAGAAGGGAAAGAAGTCGGGGTAAAACCACTTGCATTCTCTTCCGCAAGCCTTGAGGAAATACAACGAATACTTATGGTGGAGCAGAAGGATTTACTTAATTTGGTTTTCGGGAAAGAAAAGGTTTATGGACCTTACCCTTCGCTTGCGGGGTACGGAATACTGGTAGTTAAAAACAGGAAGTTTGAAGAATTAAAACCTGAGCAGGTAAAGGAAATTGAAAGGGAACTTAAAGACAACAAGTTTAACGACCTTGCTGGGCTTTTCGTAGAAAAGTTGATAAAAGAGTACGGAGTGAAAGTGAACGAACAACTGGCAGGGATTTAG
- the sdhA gene encoding succinate dehydrogenase flavoprotein subunit, translating to MKKYDVVVIGGGGAGLRTAIEVAKDPNISVALVSKVYPTRSHTGAAQGGMNAALGNVIPDDSPEVHAYDTIKGSDFLADQDAVFFMTEKAPEIIYELDRWGVPFSRLPDGRIAQRPFGGASFPRTVFAADKTGHVLLHTLFEQALARDNITFFNEYFLLDLIHDGERVKGVTIYDIRNGEVLFLQAKAVVLATGGFARIYWFRSTNAIGNTGDGQAVALRAGVPLKDMEFIQFHPTGLAKTGILLSEACRGEGGYLLNKEGERFMKRYAPDKMELAPRDIVSRAIETEIREGRGVGEGARAYVYLDLRHLGEEKIKERLPQVRQLAIDFEGVDPAKELVPIRPSAHYCMGGIHVENYKTSETPLKGLYAVGECACVSVHGANRLGGNSLTELVVFGKYCGMAVREFVKETDFAPVSESEPKKSEEFIEELMKREGNESLAQVRAQMGEITWAKMGIFRDEKSLKEAYDELSELLERWNNIPVVDKAKVFNTNLIEVLELRNMLELARVVAYSALHRRESRGGHSREDYPQRDDKNFLKHSLVYYDKNGNLKLEYIPVRITKYKPEERKY from the coding sequence ATTAAGAAATACGACGTAGTAGTTATCGGCGGCGGTGGTGCCGGACTGAGAACCGCAATAGAAGTGGCGAAAGATCCGAATATAAGCGTTGCTCTCGTTTCAAAGGTTTACCCGACCCGTTCCCACACGGGAGCCGCACAGGGCGGAATGAACGCAGCTCTCGGAAACGTAATCCCCGACGACAGCCCTGAAGTTCATGCCTACGACACGATAAAGGGTTCCGACTTTTTGGCGGATCAGGATGCGGTTTTCTTTATGACCGAAAAAGCCCCGGAGATTATATACGAGCTGGACAGGTGGGGAGTTCCCTTTTCGAGACTGCCCGACGGCAGAATTGCCCAGAGACCTTTCGGTGGGGCTTCCTTCCCAAGAACCGTGTTTGCTGCGGACAAAACGGGGCACGTTCTCCTTCACACCTTATTTGAACAGGCACTTGCAAGGGACAACATTACCTTTTTCAACGAGTACTTTCTCCTGGACCTCATCCACGACGGAGAGAGGGTAAAGGGTGTAACGATTTACGATATCAGGAACGGTGAAGTTTTATTTTTACAAGCGAAGGCTGTAGTTCTTGCAACTGGGGGTTTTGCAAGGATTTACTGGTTCAGGAGCACAAATGCAATAGGAAACACGGGAGACGGACAGGCGGTAGCCCTGAGAGCAGGAGTTCCATTGAAGGACATGGAATTTATCCAGTTCCACCCCACCGGACTCGCAAAAACGGGAATACTCTTATCAGAAGCCTGCAGGGGAGAAGGCGGATACCTCCTTAACAAAGAAGGGGAAAGGTTTATGAAGAGATACGCTCCAGACAAAATGGAGCTCGCCCCGAGGGACATAGTCTCAAGGGCAATAGAAACAGAGATAAGAGAAGGAAGGGGAGTCGGCGAAGGAGCGAGGGCCTATGTTTACCTGGATTTAAGACACCTAGGAGAAGAGAAAATAAAGGAAAGGCTTCCTCAGGTAAGACAGCTCGCCATAGACTTTGAAGGTGTAGATCCCGCAAAGGAACTCGTTCCGATAAGACCTTCTGCCCACTACTGTATGGGTGGTATTCACGTTGAGAATTACAAAACCTCTGAAACTCCGTTGAAGGGCCTTTACGCGGTAGGCGAGTGTGCCTGCGTTTCCGTGCACGGGGCAAACAGACTCGGAGGAAACTCACTCACTGAACTCGTAGTTTTTGGAAAGTACTGCGGAATGGCTGTAAGGGAATTCGTAAAAGAAACGGATTTTGCCCCAGTAAGCGAAAGTGAACCAAAAAAATCTGAGGAATTTATAGAGGAATTGATGAAGAGGGAAGGAAATGAAAGCTTGGCTCAGGTGCGTGCCCAGATGGGTGAAATAACCTGGGCAAAAATGGGAATATTCAGAGATGAAAAGTCCTTAAAAGAAGCCTACGATGAACTCTCGGAACTCCTAGAAAGGTGGAACAACATACCTGTCGTTGACAAAGCAAAAGTCTTTAACACTAACCTGATAGAAGTTCTTGAGCTAAGAAACATGCTCGAACTCGCGAGGGTGGTTGCATACTCCGCCCTCCACAGAAGGGAGTCAAGAGGCGGACATTCCAGAGAGGACTATCCCCAGAGAGACGACAAAAACTTCTTAAAACACTCCCTCGTCTATTACGACAAAAACGGCAATTTAAAGCTTGAATACATTCCCGTAAGGATAACAAAGTACAAACCAGAAGAGAGAAAGTACTAA
- the purB gene encoding adenylosuccinate lyase gives MIERYTRKEMGDVWSEVNKFKKWLDVEIAVCRAWAKLGKIPRDALKKIEEKTYVDKKVVEKIKEKEKVFKHDVLAFVSVIAEQVGEEGRYIHMGLTSSDVVDTALALLIREAIDIILKDIDKVMEEIKRLAFEHKDTLMMGRTHGVHAEPYTFGLKMCVWYDEMRRQKERLLFARENVLYGKISGAVGTYSNIPPEVEKLALEELGLKIEPASTQIVHRDRHAQLLTTLGLIASSLEKFATEIRHLQRTEVLEVLEPFTKGQRGSSAMPHKKNPIHSERICGLARVIRANSIPAMEDVVLWHERDISHSSVERVILPDSFIALDYILNLFYEILKGLVVNKERMRKNMELSKGLYASSKILVLLTQKGLSRDYAYDIVQRCAMKAWESDKTFKETLLEDPEVTKYLTEEEIEKALDPWEFLKNRDYVYEKVFGDEMG, from the coding sequence ATGATAGAGCGCTACACCAGAAAGGAAATGGGCGATGTCTGGAGTGAGGTTAATAAGTTTAAAAAGTGGTTGGACGTTGAGATAGCGGTATGCAGGGCTTGGGCAAAACTCGGTAAGATCCCCCGAGATGCCTTAAAAAAGATAGAAGAAAAAACTTACGTTGACAAAAAGGTTGTTGAGAAAATTAAGGAAAAGGAAAAGGTTTTTAAACACGACGTTCTGGCGTTCGTTTCTGTAATCGCCGAGCAGGTAGGAGAAGAGGGAAGGTACATACACATGGGTCTTACCTCTTCTGACGTTGTTGACACAGCCCTCGCACTCCTCATAAGAGAGGCGATTGACATAATCCTGAAGGATATAGACAAGGTAATGGAAGAGATAAAGAGACTTGCCTTTGAACACAAGGATACCCTAATGATGGGAAGAACTCACGGAGTTCACGCAGAGCCCTACACTTTCGGTCTCAAGATGTGCGTGTGGTACGACGAAATGAGGAGGCAAAAGGAGAGACTTCTCTTTGCAAGGGAAAATGTCCTTTACGGGAAAATTTCAGGAGCTGTTGGCACTTACTCCAACATCCCACCTGAGGTTGAAAAGTTAGCCCTTGAAGAACTCGGTCTTAAAATAGAACCTGCATCTACTCAAATAGTCCACAGAGACAGGCACGCCCAGCTCCTAACAACCCTCGGACTAATAGCGAGTTCCTTAGAAAAGTTTGCAACGGAAATAAGACACCTCCAGAGGACAGAAGTTTTGGAAGTTTTAGAACCCTTTACGAAAGGTCAAAGAGGCTCTTCGGCCATGCCCCACAAGAAGAACCCAATACACTCGGAAAGAATATGCGGACTCGCAAGGGTTATAAGAGCCAACTCAATACCCGCTATGGAGGACGTAGTTCTGTGGCACGAGAGGGACATTTCCCACTCTTCCGTTGAAAGGGTAATACTTCCGGACTCCTTCATAGCCCTTGACTACATCCTGAACCTCTTTTACGAAATACTGAAAGGACTTGTGGTGAACAAGGAGAGAATGAGAAAAAATATGGAACTCTCAAAAGGGCTCTACGCCTCTTCAAAGATACTCGTCCTCCTGACCCAAAAAGGGCTTTCAAGAGATTACGCCTACGATATAGTTCAGAGATGTGCAATGAAGGCTTGGGAAAGCGATAAAACTTTTAAAGAAACACTCTTAGAGGACCCCGAAGTTACGAAATACCTTACAGAGGAGGAAATAGAGAAGGCTCTGGACCCATGGGAGTTTCTGAAGAACAGGGATTACGTTTATGAAAAGGTTTTTGGGGATGAAATGGGATAG
- a CDS encoding DUF302 domain-containing protein, with translation MLINVESTKDFEQVVQAVQEKSKENGFGVMSVHEVHKILESKGMPISYKCTIVEICQPKAASQVLSKKPEVSTAMPCRISVYEQDGKVVLSTIAPTELLKLYQADEFKELAEEVENTIKKIMEEAAK, from the coding sequence ATGCTGATAAACGTGGAGAGCACCAAAGACTTTGAACAAGTAGTTCAGGCCGTTCAGGAAAAGTCAAAGGAGAACGGCTTTGGTGTGATGTCCGTTCACGAGGTTCACAAAATACTTGAAAGCAAGGGAATGCCCATAAGCTACAAGTGCACGATAGTAGAGATATGCCAGCCAAAAGCTGCAAGCCAGGTTCTCTCTAAAAAACCTGAGGTTTCCACCGCCATGCCTTGCAGGATTTCCGTTTACGAACAGGACGGAAAGGTGGTTCTCAGCACTATTGCACCTACGGAACTCTTGAAACTTTATCAAGCTGATGAGTTCAAAGAACTGGCTGAAGAAGTTGAAAACACGATAAAGAAAATAATGGAAGAAGCTGCGAAGTAA
- the rpoN gene encoding RNA polymerase factor sigma-54, which produces MLNQRLEVRQKLNLKLLLKQDLELLTYQTQELEKLIHEEVLVNPLIKGVFKKIPKSFEVKETVPYQIPYTPSELEELQQNIKLELEGKEQELALELLNYLNEKGFLSKSVEEISDVLRCSVEELEKVRQKVLRLEPLGVCSKDVWEFLELQIEEIYPEEEEILKKALRDLKRGKKLKPEIKGKLSRLRLFPLSSSAEKVYTFAKVDAIIEEENGEFFIYLYEDFIDIDLNEEYWELYKKSRNLQKELKEAFERYESIRKVLDIRRRNLRKVLEKIVERQKDFLTGKGSLKPLTLREVSSEIGIHESTLSRIVNSKYVKTPVGTYSLRTFFVRESAEGLTQGELMKLIKEIVENEDKRKPYSDQEIANILKEKGFKVARRTVAKYREMLGIPSSRERRI; this is translated from the coding sequence ATGTTAAATCAGAGATTAGAAGTAAGGCAAAAACTAAACTTAAAACTTTTACTGAAACAAGATCTTGAACTCCTCACTTATCAAACTCAGGAACTTGAAAAACTCATACATGAAGAGGTTCTCGTAAACCCTCTAATAAAAGGCGTTTTCAAGAAAATACCGAAAAGTTTTGAAGTAAAGGAAACGGTTCCCTACCAGATACCATACACACCCTCAGAACTGGAAGAACTCCAGCAGAATATAAAACTGGAACTTGAAGGAAAAGAGCAGGAACTTGCTTTAGAGCTTTTGAATTATCTGAATGAAAAGGGCTTCCTATCAAAAAGTGTTGAGGAGATATCCGACGTGCTACGGTGTTCTGTTGAAGAACTGGAAAAAGTTCGTCAAAAGGTGCTAAGACTTGAACCTTTGGGAGTTTGCTCAAAAGACGTGTGGGAGTTCTTAGAGTTACAGATTGAAGAAATTTACCCAGAAGAAGAGGAAATTTTAAAAAAAGCCCTTCGGGATTTAAAAAGAGGAAAAAAGCTAAAACCAGAAATTAAGGGAAAACTCTCAAGGTTAAGACTCTTTCCTCTTTCCAGTTCAGCGGAGAAAGTTTACACCTTTGCAAAAGTTGACGCAATTATAGAGGAAGAAAACGGAGAGTTTTTTATATACCTTTATGAAGACTTTATAGATATAGACTTAAACGAAGAGTACTGGGAACTTTACAAAAAGTCAAGAAATCTCCAAAAGGAACTAAAAGAGGCCTTTGAGAGGTACGAAAGTATAAGGAAGGTTCTGGATATAAGAAGAAGGAATTTAAGGAAAGTTTTAGAGAAAATCGTTGAAAGGCAAAAGGATTTTTTAACGGGAAAGGGAAGTTTAAAACCGCTGACTTTGCGTGAAGTTTCAAGTGAGATAGGAATACACGAATCTACATTGAGCAGGATAGTGAACTCAAAGTACGTGAAAACTCCCGTGGGAACTTACTCCTTGAGAACTTTCTTTGTGAGAGAGTCGGCGGAGGGATTAACGCAAGGTGAGTTAATGAAATTAATCAAGGAAATTGTAGAAAACGAAGATAAAAGGAAACCTTACAGTGACCAAGAAATAGCCAATATTCTAAAAGAGAAAGGCTTTAAAGTTGCGAGGAGAACGGTTGCAAAATACAGGGAAATGTTAGGAATTCCCTCCTCAAGGGAAAGAAGGATTTAA
- a CDS encoding DUF2795 domain-containing protein, with amino-acid sequence MPRRALGWTAEVLKRLHGINYPITKDTLREKLAGMSIRGVPVERVIDEIEVDKFDTPRDVLHYIAEAVHKLEERGEIPTETRKGIRWAAEVLKRIHGEHFPMDKQKLKEKLAGLYWRGVPIEKVIDAMEVEQVESPADLLHQLSIAIKKLEEQGEVA; translated from the coding sequence ATGCCCAGAAGAGCACTTGGTTGGACAGCAGAAGTTTTAAAGAGACTCCACGGAATTAATTATCCTATCACAAAGGATACCCTCAGGGAAAAGCTTGCAGGTATGTCCATTAGAGGTGTGCCCGTTGAGAGAGTAATTGATGAAATTGAGGTGGATAAGTTTGACACTCCCAGAGATGTCCTTCACTACATAGCTGAAGCTGTTCACAAATTAGAAGAAAGAGGTGAAATCCCCACGGAAACGAGAAAAGGAATAAGGTGGGCTGCGGAAGTTCTCAAGAGAATACACGGAGAACACTTCCCCATGGACAAGCAAAAACTGAAGGAAAAACTCGCAGGACTCTACTGGAGAGGAGTACCCATTGAAAAGGTAATTGACGCAATGGAAGTAGAACAAGTAGAATCACCTGCAGACCTTCTTCACCAACTCAGCATAGCCATAAAGAAACTAGAAGAACAAGGAGAAGTGGCTTAA
- a CDS encoding response regulator transcription factor has product MGLKVLLYDPDGEIAHFLEDIFEVTGHTLYPAGSEEEVFEYLKNEPEFFFLPFSLKEAWVNSLKERATIPIFFLFSEEEEERAKGLGIPEVNLVRVPFNPLELFERLGLLHKMKPKDFQEIGLFNTLVKSHLEEKGVKVKIKGSGGECLVNTYPVSLSCRLEELKELLKKRLRTGRR; this is encoded by the coding sequence ATGGGACTCAAAGTTCTCCTATATGACCCTGATGGAGAGATAGCTCACTTTTTAGAAGATATATTTGAGGTAACGGGTCATACACTTTACCCTGCAGGTTCGGAAGAAGAAGTATTTGAGTACTTAAAAAACGAACCTGAATTTTTCTTTCTTCCTTTTTCCTTAAAGGAAGCATGGGTTAATTCCCTGAAAGAGCGTGCAACAATACCCATATTTTTCCTTTTCTCGGAAGAGGAAGAAGAGAGAGCAAAAGGGCTGGGTATTCCCGAAGTAAACCTTGTAAGAGTTCCTTTTAATCCCCTTGAACTCTTTGAAAGATTAGGGCTTTTACATAAAATGAAGCCTAAGGATTTTCAGGAAATAGGACTCTTCAACACACTCGTAAAATCCCACCTTGAAGAAAAAGGTGTAAAGGTAAAGATAAAGGGCTCAGGCGGGGAGTGTCTCGTAAACACTTATCCGGTTTCACTTTCGTGCAGGCTGGAAGAACTGAAGGAGCTTTTAAAGAAGCGATTACGAACTGGAAGAAGGTGA
- a CDS encoding transcriptional regulator, with protein sequence MDTLAFINRALVEEGYSLKDIKLVLITDFEPSSVEAIRRLLAVNQGVSFIGRKYVKEVLEKFGLRNVRFRAVEEIPSLEFKLPESGTVKVLPFRNSPQEASAGYLLEEERILFSGKFLGSFGEKGDTIQIFHRVFFPCRNILDYNVGLLESIGEEFEVFPFYGEKQKLSAKTLKEYFNYTVKGSVLEREVILGLVNGVLLNLSDEERENLLSSIGYLAEVDDKVIVDFYTEPNLFYEEFVNTLPDAVKSKEEFYRIVEKLLEHNFYVPLRAV encoded by the coding sequence GTGGACACGCTCGCCTTCATAAACAGAGCTTTGGTAGAAGAAGGATACTCTTTGAAAGATATAAAGCTTGTTCTTATCACGGACTTTGAGCCATCTTCAGTAGAAGCAATTCGGAGACTGCTTGCCGTAAATCAAGGAGTGAGCTTCATAGGAAGGAAGTACGTTAAGGAAGTCCTTGAGAAGTTCGGACTCAGGAACGTACGCTTCAGAGCTGTGGAAGAAATTCCTTCACTTGAGTTCAAACTTCCAGAGAGCGGGACGGTAAAGGTACTTCCTTTTAGAAACTCACCTCAGGAGGCTTCGGCAGGGTACCTTCTGGAAGAAGAAAGAATTCTGTTTTCGGGAAAGTTTCTGGGGAGTTTTGGAGAAAAAGGAGATACTATTCAAATTTTTCACAGGGTTTTCTTCCCGTGCAGGAACATACTTGACTACAACGTAGGTTTGCTTGAAAGTATCGGAGAAGAATTTGAAGTTTTTCCCTTTTACGGAGAAAAACAGAAATTAAGTGCAAAAACTCTGAAAGAATACTTTAACTACACGGTAAAAGGTAGTGTCCTTGAAAGGGAAGTAATACTCGGTTTGGTGAACGGTGTTTTACTGAACCTTTCCGACGAGGAAAGAGAAAATCTTTTGAGTTCAATAGGATACCTCGCGGAAGTGGACGACAAAGTTATCGTAGATTTCTATACAGAACCGAATCTTTTCTACGAGGAATTTGTAAACACTCTCCCAGACGCGGTTAAAAGCAAGGAAGAGTTTTACAGGATAGTAGAAAAACTCCTGGAGCACAATTTTTACGTCCCGCTAAGGGCGGTTTAA
- the lpxA gene encoding acyl-ACP--UDP-N-acetylglucosamine O-acyltransferase yields the protein MKVHSSVLIEGEVEIPEDVEIGAYTVIQGNVKIGKGTKIGNRVTIKGNVTIGENCKIFDGAVIGEAPQHLKYEGEETSVEIGNNVIIREYVTIHRGTKLDKGKTVVGDNVMLMAYSHVAHDCVVGNNVIMANCATLGGHVVVGDYALIGGLSAVHQWARVGEHAMVGGLTGVSLDIPPYTVASGQHAKLYGINIIGLRRRGFPEEVIKAISKAYRIIFRSPLPRQKAPEIVFQELGQYEEVRKMVEFIKSSKRGVARHHKD from the coding sequence ATGAAAGTACACTCAAGCGTACTCATAGAAGGAGAGGTTGAAATTCCTGAAGACGTTGAGATAGGAGCTTATACCGTAATTCAGGGAAACGTGAAGATAGGGAAGGGGACGAAAATAGGAAACAGGGTAACGATAAAGGGAAACGTAACCATTGGTGAGAACTGCAAGATTTTTGACGGAGCGGTTATAGGAGAAGCGCCCCAGCACCTGAAGTACGAAGGGGAAGAAACTTCCGTGGAAATAGGGAACAACGTGATAATAAGGGAGTACGTCACCATACACAGGGGAACAAAGCTGGACAAAGGGAAAACGGTTGTCGGAGATAACGTCATGCTCATGGCATACTCTCACGTTGCGCACGATTGCGTTGTGGGAAACAACGTGATTATGGCAAACTGTGCAACGCTCGGGGGACACGTTGTCGTCGGAGATTACGCCCTCATAGGTGGTCTTTCCGCGGTTCACCAGTGGGCAAGGGTCGGAGAACACGCCATGGTGGGCGGTCTTACGGGTGTCTCTTTAGATATACCGCCCTACACGGTAGCCTCGGGTCAGCACGCAAAGCTTTACGGCATAAACATAATCGGTTTGAGAAGGAGGGGCTTTCCCGAGGAGGTCATTAAAGCCATAAGCAAAGCTTACAGGATTATTTTCAGGAGTCCGCTTCCGAGACAAAAAGCCCCTGAGATAGTTTTTCAGGAACTTGGACAGTACGAGGAAGTGAGGAAAATGGTTGAGTTTATAAAGAGTTCCAAAAGAGGAGTGGCGAGACACCACAAGGACTGA